Part of the Imperialibacter roseus genome, TGGTTCGGGTGTATATGGGTGCTATCAGAAGTCACTTTACTGTTGACAACCTGGAAGGGATCAAAGTAGGTGACAAGGTCTACTTCCACGTGACCAACCTTGAGCAAGACTGGGACGTCCCTCACGGCTTTAGCGTGATGGGTGCCAATAATGCAGAATTGTTGATCATGCCCGGCCAAACCGAGACCCTACTCTGGGAACCACAACGGGAAGGGGTTTACCCTTTCTACTGCACCGACTTCTGTTCCGCCCTTCACCAGGAGATGCAGGGCTATGCCCGGGTATCGGCCAAAGGCGCCACCACCGAGCTCAAGTGGAGCTTAGACGAATAAACTCATACCTTTTCGGTCGTTCTTCCTGATTCACAGGAAGAGCGACTGCGAGGGTTAACCCCTTTCGATTATGAAAGTTAAATTCAATTACCTTTTCTTGCTGGCCATACTTTTGCCGCTTGCATTGTTTGCTTTTCCGCTATGGAAAATCACGCTACAAGCTCCCCAATACCCTGACGGTATTTCTATGTATATCTGGATCAATCAGATAACAGGGGACTCGCCCAGCACATTGCAAAATATCAACATCCTCAACCACTACGTGGGCATGCAATTCATCGTACCCGACTCAATTCCTGAGCTGAAATATTTCCCCTGGATTGTAGGTGGCATGTCGCTTTTGGGGCTGCTGTTCTTCCAGATAAAAAAGAAATCACTCTACCTCACCTGGGCCATGATTATGATTGTCCTTGGAGGCCTCGGTGTCTACGACTTCTACCTCTGGGAATACGACTATGGGCACAATCTCAGCCCTAAGGCACCCATCAAAGTACCCGGCATGGCTTATCAGCCACCTGTAATTGGCTCGAAAATGCTGCTGAATTTTAAGGCTGACTCCTGGCCGTCAACAGGTGGCTACTTCCTTGGAGCAGGCATAGCACTTGCTCTCCTGGCATTTTGGCTTGAGAAGAAGAAAGCTAGCAAAACAGCAGTGCTTGAAAAGGCCATGGCAATGATCGCTCTTATAACCATTTTTGGCCTCACGTCCTGCTCGATAACTCCACGCCCCCTTGCTCTGGGCAGCGACCATTGTCATCATTGCAAAATGAAGATCGTACAGCCACAATATGGAGCTGAGCTGGTTTCCAGCACTGGCAAAATCTATACCTTCGACGCTGTGGAGTGCCTTGTGCAATATGCAGACGAAAACAAGATAAGTGCTGAGAATATAGCCTTTGAAATGGTGGTGCCCTACGACCAGCCAGGCACACTTATGGATGCGGCCAAATGCGTTTTCATCAGAAGTGCCAAGCTACCAAGCCCTATGGGCATGTACATCACAGCGTTGAGCTCCAAGTCCAAAATTGAGCCCATTATTGACGGATACGATGGAGAAATATATACTTGGGAGAAACTTCAATCAGGCATAGACAACCTGCCTGGCATTACCGCCCAGCTCCCATGAGGTTTCCTAGTCGTTTCATCATCCCATTTTTAGTTATCGCCACCTTTCAGGCCTTGGGTGCAGTGCCCGACACCCTGGAGGTGGGAAAAAAATACGCTTCAATCAAGCAGGCGCTGGCCGCAGCAGCATCAGGAGACGTAATAAAGGTGTTTCCTGGTGTGTACTTTGAAAACGAGGTGATCATTGACAAGCCATGCACCCTGTTGGGTGTGGGCTACCCCATTCTTGATGCCGGTCTTAAGAACGATGCGATCATTATCAGGGCGGATTCCGTCAGTATCATAGGCTTTCATATCCGAAACGTGGCCACCAACTATGTGAGAGACCTGGCGGCCATTCACGTGGAAGAAGCCCGGCACTTCAACATTCAGGACAACAAACTTGAAAACACCTTCTTTGGTATTTACCTGCAAAAGAGTCGGGACGGCAGGGTCGCCGGAAACTCCATCATCGGGCAGGCAGTGGTTGAAGCCAGCTCAGGCAATGCCATCCACCTTTGGTATTGCAAAAATGTAGACGTAAGTAACAACGAAGCCCGCCACCACAGGGATGGTATCTATCTGGAGTTTTCCGATAGCATCCGTATAGTGCGCAATGTGAGCCAGGACAACCTGCGGTATGGCCTCCACTTTATGTTCTCAAATTACAATGATTACCTCGAAAACACCTTTCAGTCTAACGGTGCCGGAGTAGCGGTTATGTTTTCCTCTCAGATTGTGATGAAGCGAAACAGGTTTATCGACAATTGGGGCAGTGCTTCTTATGGCATACTGCTCAAGGAAATTAAAGACGGGCTGATCAGCAACAACCTTTTTCAGGGCAACACCATCGGTATCTATGGAGAAAGCTCTGACAGAATGACCATCAGCCAAAACGATTTTACTGAGAACGGATATGCACTGCGAATACTCGGGAGCTGCAGAGACAACATTATTACCGAGAACAATTTTATAGACAATACCTTTGACGTAGGCACCAACGCCACCAGACAGTACAACCAATACACAAGAAACTACTGGTCGGAGTATACTGGTTACGACCTCGACAAAAATGGCGTGGGCGATGTGCCCTACCGGCCTGTGAAGCTTTTCTCTTTTGTAGTAGAAAAGGTGCCACAAGCCATTGTGCTCCTTCGAAGTCTTTTTGTTGATCTCATGAATTTCACTGAAAAAGTGACGCCGGTGTTCACGCCGCAAAACCTGTTCGACGATCAGCCACTTATGAAACCTCATCCCCATGATCAATATTCAACATCTTCATAAGTCCTTTGGCAAACTGGAAGTGCTGAAGGACGTCCAACTGGAAATTCTTCCCGGAAAGGTAACCGCTGTGTTAGGACCCAACGGCTCTGGAAAAACCACCCTGATGAAAAGCATTCTGGGTATGACCCTACCTGATAAAGGAACTATCGAGGTAAGAGGCGAGCCTACCCGCCATGCATGGAACTACAGGAAACACCTGAGCTATGTGCCACAAATTGCACAGTTTCCCTCTAACCTCACAGTGCAGGAGCTGCTACAAATGATCAAAGAAGTGCGGCAGGAGCCCGCCAACGAGGGTTCCTTGGTCGACCGGCTTTCTCTTCAGCAGTTTCTCGACAAAAAGCTCGGGACGCTCAGTGGTGGCACCCGGCAAAAAGTGAACCTGGTACTTGCCCTCATGTTCGATGCGCCCATTGTGCTGATGGACGAGCCTACTGCGGGGCTTGACCCCGTAGCGTTGCTGGCACTGAAGCGACTGATACAGGACATGCGCAAGGCAGGAAAGTGCATCTTGGTCACCACGCATATCATGCCACTCGTGGAAGAACTGGCTGACGAAATCGTGTTCCTGCTAGATGGCAAGGTGTACTTCCAGGGAAGCCTGAGCGAGCTGTTTTCACTTACTGAAAAGAACACACTGGAAGAAGCCATCGCTCATTTTCTCATTCAACGGAAGGACAGAACGTCCGTCAACGCTTAATAAAAATCGCCATGTGGAAAATATTCAAATACAGCTTTTTTGACCTCCTGCGCAGCCGGTGGACCTACTTCTATTTCCTGTTTTTTATGATTGTTACCGCTGGTCTCCTGCATTTAAGCGGGCAGGTGGCAGCAGCCATTACGAGCCTGCTCAATATTGTGGTGGTGCTTATTCCACTCATCAGTACATTGTACGGTATCGTCTACTTTTACAACTCCTCAGAATTTACCGAGCTGCTTCTTGCCCAACCTGTAAGGCGACGCTCGATTTTCCTGGGACAGTACCTGGGCCTATTCACGTCGCTCGCCGCCAGCTTCCTGCTTGGTATTTTGATTCCAGCCATATTTCTGGGCCACTTTGAGGTCAGGCTCTGGCTTGATTTGTTCTACCTGCTTGGCATCGGAACGCTGCTCACAGCCATATTTACGGCCATCGCCTTTCTCATTGCCCTCAGGCAAACCAATCGCATGAAAGGATTTGCCATAGCCATCCTTACCTGGTTGTTCCTGGCCGTGCTGTACGACGGTCTGTTTATTATCTTTCTGCTCTTTTTTGAAGACTATCCACTGGAAAAATTCTCCCTGATCGCTACCGTGCTCAATCCAATCGACCTGTCACGAACCTCCCTGCTGCTGAAATTGGATATGGCAGCGCTGATGGGGTATACCGGAGCAGTATTCAATAAGTTTTTCGGCACGTCCATGGGTATGCTGGTATCCATCTCAGCACTGGTTCTGTGGGTAGTGGGCCCTTTGCTTGGTTTTCTGAGAGTGGCTGCCCGCAAAGACTTCTAGTATGAAATCAAAGCTCCCCTTCTTTGCGTTGGCGCTTATCGGGCTGCTGTCGGGAATTTGGGCTGGCTTAATCAGAATCGGCTTCAACCTGCCTGCTGTTGACCTGGCGACACTACACGGGCCGCTCATGGTGGGTGGCTTTGTGGGCACCCTGATTGGGGTAGAAAGAAGTCTGCTCACCGGCAATGGCAAATGGTGGCTCATTCCTGCGTTCTCGGGTGCGGCGGTCATTGCCTGGCTCCTCGGCTTTCAGCAGGTGGCTCCCTATTGCCTGGTGGCTGCTTCCGCATTGCTGGTTTTGCTGCAGGCTATTCACCTGCTGTCGTCCCGGCTCACGTGGGTCAGTATTGTCCAGCTTTGCGGTGCCCTGTGCTTTGCCGGTGGCAATATTCGCTTGTTGTACAATCCGCTAATGCCTGCTATCATCCCTTTCTGGATGGGCTTTGTACTTTGCTTCATCTTGGCCACCCGGCTCTCGGAAAACTCAGCAAAAAACATGTTCACGGGAAGCGTGATCAAGTTGGGGCTGATCCTGTTTATTGCCAGCCTGATGATTCCATTTCACCTTGGTGGCTACTATCTCACGGGAGCAGGTCTGATTTTAATTGCATCTGGCATGTTTTTCATCGAGATCCAAACAGATCAGGGCATGGGCTGGAGCTACGAAAAGTATTCGTTCATTGCCATCATGCTAGGCTGGTTTTGGCTGCTCACATCCGGCGTTGGTGTTATTCTGTGGAAGGAGCACATTTACGGCTACGATGCCACCACGCATTCGTTCTTTGTCGGCTTCCTTTTCTCCATGGTATTTATTCATGCCCTGGCCAAGGCTTCCTACCTTGCAGGCCTGGGCGCCCCTCCTTTTCACCCAGTGCTTTTTGTCTGGCTTATCCTCCTGTCTGCCTCTCTGTTGCTAAGGGTCTTCGCAGTCGATATTCTGCTTCTCACGACCGTAAAAAAATGGAGTGGTCTGCTCAATGCCATTAGCATACTGGGTTTTCTGTTGACCCTTATTAGTTTTACATTGATCAGAAAATATCGTTCTGCTCATGAGTCGGTTTGATCCTGGCAAGTTTGCCCGTTTCCCTTTACTATATCTCGTCGCCTTATCCGCCCTTGGGCTGCTACTTCGCTGGCAAATGGTAAGCCCGCTGCCCATCAACTACAGGTATTTTGTGCATGCCCACTCCCACACTGCCTTCATGGGGTGGGTATACAATGCGCTGTTTCTTCTCATGCTCCAACATTTTGTGGCCAAAGAAAACAATGGCAAACTGTTCCGGGGCTGCTTTATCGCCCTGCAGATAGGCGTGCTGGGCATGCTGGGCAGCTTTCCCTTTCAGGGCTATGGCCCCGTGGCAATTGCCTTCAGCACGCTCCACATGG contains:
- a CDS encoding nitrous oxide reductase accessory protein NosL, translated to MKVKFNYLFLLAILLPLALFAFPLWKITLQAPQYPDGISMYIWINQITGDSPSTLQNINILNHYVGMQFIVPDSIPELKYFPWIVGGMSLLGLLFFQIKKKSLYLTWAMIMIVLGGLGVYDFYLWEYDYGHNLSPKAPIKVPGMAYQPPVIGSKMLLNFKADSWPSTGGYFLGAGIALALLAFWLEKKKASKTAVLEKAMAMIALITIFGLTSCSITPRPLALGSDHCHHCKMKIVQPQYGAELVSSTGKIYTFDAVECLVQYADENKISAENIAFEMVVPYDQPGTLMDAAKCVFIRSAKLPSPMGMYITALSSKSKIEPIIDGYDGEIYTWEKLQSGIDNLPGITAQLP
- a CDS encoding nitrous oxide reductase family maturation protein NosD, yielding MRFPSRFIIPFLVIATFQALGAVPDTLEVGKKYASIKQALAAAASGDVIKVFPGVYFENEVIIDKPCTLLGVGYPILDAGLKNDAIIIRADSVSIIGFHIRNVATNYVRDLAAIHVEEARHFNIQDNKLENTFFGIYLQKSRDGRVAGNSIIGQAVVEASSGNAIHLWYCKNVDVSNNEARHHRDGIYLEFSDSIRIVRNVSQDNLRYGLHFMFSNYNDYLENTFQSNGAGVAVMFSSQIVMKRNRFIDNWGSASYGILLKEIKDGLISNNLFQGNTIGIYGESSDRMTISQNDFTENGYALRILGSCRDNIITENNFIDNTFDVGTNATRQYNQYTRNYWSEYTGYDLDKNGVGDVPYRPVKLFSFVVEKVPQAIVLLRSLFVDLMNFTEKVTPVFTPQNLFDDQPLMKPHPHDQYSTSS
- a CDS encoding ABC transporter ATP-binding protein; translation: MINIQHLHKSFGKLEVLKDVQLEILPGKVTAVLGPNGSGKTTLMKSILGMTLPDKGTIEVRGEPTRHAWNYRKHLSYVPQIAQFPSNLTVQELLQMIKEVRQEPANEGSLVDRLSLQQFLDKKLGTLSGGTRQKVNLVLALMFDAPIVLMDEPTAGLDPVALLALKRLIQDMRKAGKCILVTTHIMPLVEELADEIVFLLDGKVYFQGSLSELFSLTEKNTLEEAIAHFLIQRKDRTSVNA
- a CDS encoding ABC transporter permease, whose protein sequence is MWKIFKYSFFDLLRSRWTYFYFLFFMIVTAGLLHLSGQVAAAITSLLNIVVVLIPLISTLYGIVYFYNSSEFTELLLAQPVRRRSIFLGQYLGLFTSLAASFLLGILIPAIFLGHFEVRLWLDLFYLLGIGTLLTAIFTAIAFLIALRQTNRMKGFAIAILTWLFLAVLYDGLFIIFLLFFEDYPLEKFSLIATVLNPIDLSRTSLLLKLDMAALMGYTGAVFNKFFGTSMGMLVSISALVLWVVGPLLGFLRVAARKDF